The Streptomyces sp. NL15-2K genome contains a region encoding:
- a CDS encoding glycerophosphodiester phosphodiesterase family protein — protein sequence MPRRPAVSAHRGGSERAGSATWEAYEDAILSGAEYVEFDIRRTADGVLVVYHDPRVAHTGPPLSRITHAELSERAGYAVPVVDDVMALIAGKLVGHLDLKEVGYERDVIDRAVTLLGADGFVATTLEDRSVAAITQAYPAVRTALSLGRDRREIGSARLAGTRLSELMPMRRVRACGASGVAVHQRLARAGVLREAARHGLFTMVWTVNDDLPMRAFLADPRVDVLITDLPRRAVALRGGRHDERPLGYPAP from the coding sequence ATGCCGCGACGACCCGCCGTCTCCGCCCACCGGGGAGGATCCGAACGAGCCGGCTCCGCCACCTGGGAGGCGTACGAGGACGCGATCCTGTCCGGCGCGGAGTACGTCGAGTTCGACATCCGGCGCACCGCCGACGGTGTCCTCGTCGTCTACCACGACCCCCGGGTGGCGCACACCGGCCCGCCGCTGTCCCGGATCACCCACGCCGAGCTGAGCGAGCGCGCCGGATACGCCGTACCCGTCGTCGACGACGTCATGGCCCTGATCGCCGGGAAGCTCGTGGGGCACCTGGACCTGAAGGAAGTGGGCTACGAGCGCGACGTGATCGACCGGGCGGTCACCCTGCTCGGCGCGGACGGTTTCGTCGCCACGACCCTGGAGGACCGTTCCGTCGCCGCGATCACCCAGGCGTACCCGGCCGTCCGCACCGCCCTGTCCCTGGGCCGCGACCGCAGGGAGATCGGCTCGGCACGCCTGGCCGGCACCCGGCTGAGCGAGCTGATGCCCATGCGGCGGGTGCGCGCCTGCGGTGCGAGCGGGGTCGCCGTCCACCAGCGGCTGGCCCGCGCGGGCGTGCTGCGCGAGGCGGCCCGGCACGGCCTGTTCACCATGGTGTGGACGGTCAACGACGACCTCCCGATGCGGGCGTTCCTCGCCGACCCCCGGGTGGACGTGCTGATCACCGACCTCCCCCGGCGGGCCGTCGCCCTGCGCGGCGGGCGGCACGACGAGCGCCCCCTGGGGTACCCGGCTCCATGA
- the dnaK gene encoding molecular chaperone DnaK, which produces MGRAVGIDLGTTNSVVAVLEGGEPTVVANAEGARTTPSVVAFAKNGEVLVGEVAKRQAVTNVERTARSMKRHMGDGNWRFPEQGSIDGTRYRAQELSARVLQKLKRDAESYLGEDITDAVITVPAYFDDAQRQATKEAGEIAGLKVLRIINEPTAAALAYGLDRGEEQTVLVFDLGGGTFDVSLLEIGDGVIEVKATNGDTHLGGDDWDQRIVEHLIRKFKGQYGIDLGNDKMAVQRLREGAEKAKIELSSSSETTINLPYITASAEGPLHLDEKLTRAQFQELTADLLDRCKTPFHQAVKDAGIKLSVIDHVILVGGSTRMPAVTDLVKELTGKDPHKGVNPDEVVAVGAALQAGVIRGDVKDVLLLDVTPLSLGIETKGGIMTKLIERNTTIPTRRSEIFSTATDNQPSVGIQVYQGEREIAAYNKKLGVFDLTGLPPAPRGVPQIEVAFDIDANGIMHVSAKDLATGREQKMTVTGGSALPKEDIDRMMREAEQYAEEDRKRREAAETRNQAEQLVYQTEKFIRDNGDKIPADTKAEVESAATELKQLLDQNAETSALRTGVEKLATVSQKMGQAMYASASDSGGATDAQGASDQRGTSDEEGVVDAEIVDDEKDTKGGAA; this is translated from the coding sequence ATGGGACGTGCGGTCGGAATCGATCTGGGCACCACGAACTCGGTGGTGGCCGTCCTCGAGGGCGGCGAACCCACCGTCGTCGCGAACGCGGAGGGGGCCAGAACCACACCGTCGGTCGTGGCCTTCGCCAAGAACGGCGAGGTGCTCGTCGGCGAGGTCGCCAAACGGCAGGCCGTGACGAACGTCGAGCGCACCGCCCGCTCCATGAAGCGACACATGGGCGACGGGAACTGGCGCTTCCCCGAACAAGGTTCGATCGACGGTACCCGCTACCGGGCGCAGGAGTTGTCCGCGCGGGTGCTGCAGAAGCTCAAGCGGGACGCGGAGTCCTATCTCGGCGAGGACATCACGGACGCCGTGATCACCGTCCCCGCCTACTTCGACGACGCCCAGCGGCAGGCGACGAAGGAGGCCGGTGAGATCGCCGGCCTGAAGGTCCTCAGGATCATCAACGAGCCGACCGCCGCCGCCCTCGCCTACGGCCTCGACCGCGGCGAGGAGCAGACGGTCCTCGTCTTCGACCTCGGCGGCGGCACCTTCGACGTGTCGCTGCTGGAGATCGGCGACGGGGTCATCGAGGTCAAGGCCACCAACGGCGACACCCACCTCGGCGGCGACGACTGGGACCAGCGGATCGTCGAGCATCTGATCAGGAAGTTCAAGGGCCAGTACGGCATCGACCTGGGCAACGACAAGATGGCCGTGCAGCGGCTGCGCGAGGGCGCCGAGAAGGCCAAGATCGAGCTGTCCAGCTCGTCGGAGACGACGATCAACCTCCCTTACATCACCGCCTCCGCCGAAGGCCCCCTGCACCTCGACGAGAAGCTGACCCGCGCCCAGTTCCAGGAGCTCACCGCCGACCTCCTCGACCGCTGCAAGACCCCCTTCCACCAAGCGGTCAAAGACGCCGGCATCAAGCTCTCCGTGATCGACCACGTCATCCTCGTCGGCGGCTCCACCCGGATGCCCGCCGTCACCGACCTGGTCAAGGAACTCACCGGCAAGGACCCGCACAAGGGCGTCAACCCCGACGAGGTCGTGGCCGTCGGCGCGGCCCTCCAGGCGGGCGTCATCCGCGGCGACGTCAAGGACGTCCTGCTGCTCGACGTCACCCCGCTGTCCCTGGGCATCGAGACCAAGGGCGGCATCATGACCAAGCTCATCGAACGCAACACCACGATCCCCACCCGCCGTTCGGAGATCTTCAGCACCGCCACCGACAACCAGCCCTCGGTCGGCATCCAGGTCTACCAGGGCGAACGCGAGATCGCGGCCTACAACAAGAAGCTCGGCGTCTTCGACCTCACCGGCCTGCCGCCCGCCCCTCGGGGAGTGCCACAGATCGAGGTGGCCTTCGACATCGACGCCAACGGCATCATGCACGTCTCCGCGAAGGACCTGGCAACGGGGCGCGAGCAGAAGATGACCGTGACCGGCGGCTCCGCCCTCCCCAAGGAGGACATCGACCGCATGATGCGGGAGGCCGAGCAGTACGCCGAGGAGGACCGCAAACGCCGGGAGGCGGCCGAGACCCGCAACCAGGCCGAGCAACTCGTCTACCAGACCGAGAAGTTCATCCGCGACAACGGCGACAAGATCCCCGCGGACACCAAGGCGGAAGTGGAGTCCGCGGCCACGGAACTGAAGCAGCTCCTGGACCAGAACGCCGAGACGAGCGCTCTGCGCACCGGCGTCGAGAAGCTCGCCACCGTCAGCCAGAAGATGGGCCAGGCGATGTACGCCTCCGCCTCCGACTCCGGCGGCGCGACCGACGCGCAGGGCGCGTCCGACCAGCGGGGCACCTCGGACGAGGAGGGCGTCGTGGACGCGGAGATCGTCGACGACGAGAAGGACACGAAGGGCGGCGCCGCCTGA
- a CDS encoding helix-turn-helix transcriptional regulator: MSERRPAPTVGQVVLGKRLQELREAAGLKREEAAQVLRVAPATVRRMEMAEVALKIPYVQVLLETYGVGADETAAFVALAEEANQPGWWQRFHDVLPDWFSLYVSLEGAARIIRSYEPHFVPGLLQTEAYARAVMEAGTIGQSGPGSIERHVSLRMARQQLLERADPPHLWVIMDETVLRRPVSIDGAVMRDQLDKLLELTERDGVTLQVAEFSQGPHPGTYAPFSLFRFAEPELPDLVFTEYLTGALYLDSRKEVATHLEVLDHMSARAASAERTKQLLRERRGDF, encoded by the coding sequence GTGAGTGAGCGGCGTCCTGCGCCCACCGTGGGCCAGGTGGTGCTCGGCAAGCGCCTGCAGGAACTGCGGGAGGCGGCCGGCCTCAAACGCGAGGAGGCCGCGCAGGTGCTGCGGGTGGCCCCGGCGACCGTACGGCGGATGGAGATGGCCGAGGTCGCGCTGAAGATTCCGTATGTGCAGGTGCTGCTGGAGACGTACGGTGTCGGCGCGGACGAGACGGCCGCGTTCGTCGCGCTGGCCGAGGAGGCGAACCAGCCGGGCTGGTGGCAGCGGTTCCACGACGTGCTGCCGGACTGGTTCAGCCTGTATGTGAGTCTTGAGGGCGCCGCCCGGATCATCCGGTCGTACGAACCGCACTTCGTGCCCGGGCTGCTGCAGACCGAGGCGTACGCGCGTGCCGTCATGGAGGCGGGGACGATCGGGCAGTCGGGGCCGGGGTCGATCGAGCGGCATGTGTCCCTGCGCATGGCCCGGCAGCAGCTGTTGGAGCGTGCGGACCCGCCCCACCTGTGGGTGATCATGGACGAGACGGTGCTGCGGCGTCCGGTGAGCATCGACGGCGCGGTCATGCGCGACCAGCTGGACAAGCTCCTGGAGCTCACCGAGCGGGACGGGGTCACACTCCAGGTCGCCGAGTTCTCGCAGGGCCCGCATCCGGGGACGTACGCGCCGTTCTCGCTGTTCCGGTTCGCGGAGCCGGAGCTGCCCGATTTGGTCTTCACCGAGTACCTGACCGGTGCCCTTTACCTCGACTCCCGCAAGGAGGTCGCCACGCATCTGGAGGTCCTGGACCACATGTCGGCGCGCGCCGCGTCGGCCGAGCGCACCAAGCAGCTGCTGCGGGAGCGCCGCGGGGACTTCTGA
- a CDS encoding SAM-dependent methyltransferase: MTESEAAPPAVDTSRPHPARVYDWWLGGKDNYPVDEALARRILALDSTVLRGARANRRFMQRAVRAAAEAGLRQFLDIGTGIPTEPNLHQVAQGIAPGSRIVYVDNDPIVLRHAEALLHSTAEGCTTYVHADVRAPDTVLRPASGTLDFTQPVALSLVALTHYLSDEPDGPDGDDAYGLLKRYVSELAPGSCLILSQVTPDLSPEAVERAADQFRQSGTPFFPRSLAEFSRFFDGLELLGPGLIPVSGWRPEPEDVAAQAEGIVPVYAGVARKP; the protein is encoded by the coding sequence ATGACCGAATCCGAAGCCGCACCCCCCGCCGTCGACACCAGCCGGCCGCATCCGGCCCGGGTCTACGACTGGTGGCTGGGCGGCAAGGACAACTATCCGGTGGACGAGGCGCTGGCCCGCAGGATCCTCGCCCTGGACAGCACGGTGTTGCGCGGGGCTCGCGCCAACCGGCGTTTCATGCAACGGGCCGTGCGCGCCGCCGCCGAGGCCGGCTTGCGTCAGTTCCTGGACATCGGTACGGGCATACCCACCGAACCCAACCTCCATCAGGTCGCGCAGGGGATCGCCCCGGGGTCGAGGATCGTGTACGTGGACAACGATCCGATCGTGCTCCGGCATGCCGAGGCGCTGCTGCACAGCACCGCCGAGGGTTGCACGACCTATGTGCACGCCGATGTCCGCGCCCCTGACACCGTCCTGCGTCCGGCCTCCGGGACCCTGGACTTCACGCAGCCGGTGGCCCTGTCCCTGGTCGCGCTCACCCACTACCTGAGCGACGAGCCGGACGGCCCGGACGGCGACGACGCGTACGGCCTGCTCAAGCGGTACGTCTCCGAGCTCGCCCCCGGCAGCTGTCTGATCCTGTCGCAGGTCACCCCCGATCTGAGCCCCGAGGCCGTCGAGAGGGCCGCCGACCAGTTCCGGCAGAGCGGTACCCCGTTCTTCCCCCGTTCGCTCGCCGAGTTCTCCCGTTTCTTCGACGGCCTGGAGCTCCTCGGGCCGGGCCTGATCCCGGTCTCCGGGTGGCGGCCGGAGCCCGAGGACGTGGCGGCGCAGGCGGAGGGCATCGTGCCCGTGTACGCGGGGGTCGCCCGCAAGCCCTGA